The Arachis duranensis cultivar V14167 chromosome 2, aradu.V14167.gnm2.J7QH, whole genome shotgun sequence genome has a window encoding:
- the LOC107472702 gene encoding uncharacterized protein LOC107472702 isoform X1, which yields MSQQQQNSNIPVSEVFWTLADKADKKFSNIRDLPYYQRSRHDTYFYKVFKVYTQLWKFQQENRQKLVEAGLKRWEIGDIASRIGQLYFGQYMRTSEANYLSESYIFYEAILTREYFKEGLFQDVNIANKQLRFLARFLMVCLVLNRREMVQQLVNQLKVLVDECKRTFQESDFKEWKLVLQEIVKFLKADTAFINIRPLRYSLVLDPHPDTLPHVAAAITKRSLKLRDAVLSSSHQNEVKFSDITLDTFRMLQCLEWEPSGSFYQSTGSKLGQNGATGASRISYSQEIADPTLPANPRKAVLYRPSLTHFVAVLATICEELPSDGILLVYLSASGSCTAAKNESGCIPLGPRGDGGPNCVYPSDFLPFTRRPLLLVIDNDNSKAFKVISGAEKGESIAMLLSPSCSPPIASDSSSHISNGSMFTMFLTAPLQAFCLLLGFSGTDIDLDKYNKAEMLLSSSLNNWGAVLATTDTLNPVWGQVLGDPFIRRILLRFMFCEAVLTLYAPAQDKSEFLPSCVPSLPTPVLPPNYSYQNVILQLAGIFGATKYFVFSEDDLADKTQTNLEL from the exons atgtcGCAGCAACAGCAGAACAGCAACATACCAGTGAGCGAGGTTTTCTGGACTCTCGCTGATAAAGCCGACAAGAAGTTCTCCAACATCAGAGACTTGCCTTATTACCAGCGCTCTAG GCATGATACATACTTTTATAAGGTGTTCAAGGTGTACACACAATTGTGGAAGTTTCAACAGGAGAACCGGCAGAAGCTGGTAGAAGCAGGGCTAAAAAGATGGGAGATTGGTGACATTGCATCTCGCATTGGACAGCTATATTTTGGGCAGTATATGCGCACAAGTGAGGCGAATTATCTATCAGAGTCATACATATTCTATGAAGCCATATTGACGAGGGAGTATTTTAAGGAGGGGCTGTTTCAAGATGTGAATATTGCAAACAAACAATTAAGGTTTCTTGCACGGTTCCTGATGGTGTGTTTGGTCTTAAACCGAAGGGAAATGGTGCAGCAATTGGTTAATCAGCTTAAAGTATTAGTAGATGAATGCAAGAGGACATTCCAG GAAAGTGACTTTAAAGAATGGAAGCTGGTGCTTCAAGAAATagtcaaatttttaaaagctGACACAGCTTTTATCAATATCAGACCCTTGAGATACAGTCTAGTTTTGGACCCTCATCCAGATACTTTACCACATGTTGCTGCAGCTATCACAAAACGAAGTTTAAAATTAAGAGATGCTGTCTTAAGTAGTTCCCATCAAAATGAG GTTAAGTTTTCAGATATTACTCTTGACACTTTTCGGATGCTTCAATGCCTGGAGTGGGAACCTAGTGGCTCATTTTACCAGTCTACTGGTTCAAAACTTGGTCAGAATGGAGCCACCGGGGCTAGTCGTATTAGTTACTCCCAAGAAATTGCTGATCCTACCTTACCTGCAAATCCACGGAAAGCTGTGTTATACCGTCCATCATTAACCCATTTTGTAGCT GTTCTTGCCACAATTTGTGAGGAGCTTCCTTCTGATGGTATTCTCCTTGTATACTTGTCGGCTTCAG GATCTTGCACTGCTGCAAAGAATGAATCTGGTTGTATACCCCTTGGTCCCCGCGGAGATGGAG GACCAAACTGTGTATACCCATCTGACTTTCTACCATTTACAAGAAGACCACTTCTTCTGGTCATCGATAATGATAACAGCAAAGCATTTAAG GTTATATCCGGAGCCGAAAAGGGAGAATCCATTGCTATGCTCCTTTCTCCAAGCTGTTCACCTCCAATTGCATCTGATTCTTCCTCTCATATTTCAAATGGTAGTATGTTCACCATGTTTCTTACTGCTCCCCTGCAAGCTTTCTGTCTGCTGCTAGGATTTTCAGGCACTGATATTGATTTG GACAAATATAACAAAGCTGAAATGCTGCTCTCTTCTTCATTAAACAACTGGGGAGCTGTGTTGGCAACCACGGACACACTCAATCCTGTATGGGGACAGGTTTTAGGTGATCCCTTTATAAGGAGAATTCTTTTAAG ATTCATGTTTTGTGAGGCAGTATTGACCTTGTACGCTCCAGCTCAAGACAAAAGTGAGTTCCTTCCTTCATGCGTCCCTTCTCTTCCAACGCCTGTCCTGCCACCGAATTATTCCTATCAGAATGTAATTCTGCAACTCGCCGGAATTTTCGGTGCAACTAAGTATTTTGTCTTCTCAGAGGATGATCTTGCTGACAAAACACAAACAAATCTGGAGTTGTAG
- the LOC107472700 gene encoding V-type proton ATPase subunit E yields MNDADVSKQIQQMVNFIRQEAEEKANEISVSAEEEFNIEKLQLVEAEKKKIRQEYERKQKQVEVRKKIEYSMQLNASRIKVLQAQDEVVGSMKEAAAKELLNVNHHHHVYRNLLKELIVQSLLRLKEPSVLLRCRKEDVHSVEHVLDSAAQEYADKANVHPPEIIVDREVYLPPAPSHHNDHEPYCSGGVVLASRDGKIVCENTLDARLDVVFRKKLPEIRKLLFGQVAA; encoded by the exons ATGAACGACGCAGATGTCTCCAAGCAGATCCAGCAGATGGTTAACTTCATCCGCCAGGAAGCGGAGGAGAAAGCCAACGAGATCTCCGTCTCCGCTGAAGAA GAATTCAACATCGAGAAGCTGCAGTTGGTTgaagcagagaagaagaagatcagGCAGGAGTACGAGCGTAAACAGAAGCAAGTCGAAGTTCGCAAGAAGAT TGAGTACTCGATGCAGTTGAATGCTTCTCGCATAAAAGTTCTTCAAGCTCAAGATGAGGTGGTTGGTTCCATGAAAGAAGCTGCGGCCAAGGAGCTTTTGAATGTGAACCATCATCACCATGTGTACAGAAACCTTCTGAAAGAACTCATTGTTCAG AGTTTGCTAAGGCTGAAAGAACCTTCTGTCTTACTGAGATGTCGGAAAGAAGATGTACACTCGGTAGAGCATGTATTGGACTCAGCTGCACAGGAGTATGCTGACAAAGCAAATGTTCATCCACCAGAGATCATTGTTGACCGCGAGGTGTATCTTCCACCTGCACCCAGCCATCACAACGATCATGAACCTTACTG CTCTGGTGGGGTTGTATTGGCTTCCCGAGATGGAAAGATTGTGTGTGAAAATACACTTGATGCACGACTGGATGTGGTGTTCCGTAAAAAGCTTCCTGAG ATCCGAAAGCTGCTCTTTGGACAAGTTGCTGCTTGA
- the LOC107472704 gene encoding uncharacterized protein LOC107472704 codes for MALVCGSASVTFPSSSFPRHSHRNTSSSLVGLQFPLHKLVSLSLSPSSSSSNTNARILRIHSQQQDSSLVPPEQDPRFLCVEPEPRFKGPDIWNKTWYPKAADHVNTEKTWYVVDATDKVLGRLASTIAIHIRGKNLETYTPSVDMGAFVIVVNAEKVAVSGRKRTQKLYRRHSGRPGGMKVETFAQLQNRIPERIIEHAVRGMLPKGRLGRRLFTHLKVYEGPDHPHAAQKPIELPIQDKRIYLQR; via the exons ATGGCTCTGGTGTGTGGTTCCGCGTCGGTGACGTTCCCTTCATCTTCTTTCCCACGTCACAGCCACAGGAATACCTCTTCCTCATTGGTTGGGTTACAATTTCCATTGCACAAGCTGGTATCCTTATCATTAtctccctcttcttcttcttccaacaCCAATGCAAGGATCCTCCGTATCCATTCTCAGCAGCAAGATTCTTCCCTCGTTCCTCCAGAACAAGATCCACGCTTCCTCTGCGTCGAACCCGAACCCCGATTCAAAGGCCCG GACATTTGGAACAAGACCTGGTATCCAAAAGCTGCCGATCATGTTAATACGGAGAAAACATGGTATGTTGTTGATGCTACAGACAAAGTTCTTGGCAGACTGGCATCAACGATTGCTATTCATATCCGAGGGAAAAATCTAGAAACCTATACTCCCAGCGTGGACATGGGTGCATTTGTAATTGTG GTGAATGCTGAAAAGGTTGCTGTATCTGGGAGAAAGAGAACCCAAAAGCTTTACAGGAGGCACTCTGGTAGACCTGGTGGTATGAAAGTAGAGACATTTGCTCAACTGCAGAACAGAATTCCTGAAAGAATTATCGAACATGCTGTTCGTGGCATGCTTCCGAAGGGGAGG CTTGGGAGGAGGCTATTCACCCACCTGAAGGTTTATGAGGGCCCAGATCATCCTCATGCTGCACAGAAGCCCATCGAACTGCCAATTCAGGATAAGAGAATATATTTACAGagataa
- the LOC107472702 gene encoding uncharacterized protein LOC107472702 isoform X2 has translation MSQQQQNSNIPVSEVFWTLADKADKKFSNIRDLPYYQRSRHDTYFYKVFKVYTQLWKFQQENRQKLVEAGLKRWEIGDIASRIGQLYFGQYMRTSEANYLSESYIFYEAILTREYFKEGLFQDVNIANKQLRFLARFLMVCLVLNRREMVQQLVNQLKVLVDECKRTFQESDFKEWKLVLQEIVKFLKADTAFINIRPLRYSLVLDPHPDTLPHVAAAITKRSLKLRDAVLSSSHQNEVKFSDITLDTFRMLQCLEWEPSGSFYQSTGSKLGQNGATGASRISYSQEIADPTLPANPRKAVLYRPSLTHFVAVLATICEELPSDGILLVYLSASGSCTAAKNESGCIPLGPRGDGGPNCVYPSDFLPFTRRPLLLVIDNDNSKAFKVISGAEKGESIAMLLSPSCSPPIASDSSSHISNGSMFTMFLTAPLQAFCLLLGFSGTDIDLDKYNKAEMLLSSSLNNWGAVLATTDTLNPVWGQVLGDPFIRRILLRFMFCEAVLTLYAPAQDKKDDLADKTQTNLEL, from the exons atgtcGCAGCAACAGCAGAACAGCAACATACCAGTGAGCGAGGTTTTCTGGACTCTCGCTGATAAAGCCGACAAGAAGTTCTCCAACATCAGAGACTTGCCTTATTACCAGCGCTCTAG GCATGATACATACTTTTATAAGGTGTTCAAGGTGTACACACAATTGTGGAAGTTTCAACAGGAGAACCGGCAGAAGCTGGTAGAAGCAGGGCTAAAAAGATGGGAGATTGGTGACATTGCATCTCGCATTGGACAGCTATATTTTGGGCAGTATATGCGCACAAGTGAGGCGAATTATCTATCAGAGTCATACATATTCTATGAAGCCATATTGACGAGGGAGTATTTTAAGGAGGGGCTGTTTCAAGATGTGAATATTGCAAACAAACAATTAAGGTTTCTTGCACGGTTCCTGATGGTGTGTTTGGTCTTAAACCGAAGGGAAATGGTGCAGCAATTGGTTAATCAGCTTAAAGTATTAGTAGATGAATGCAAGAGGACATTCCAG GAAAGTGACTTTAAAGAATGGAAGCTGGTGCTTCAAGAAATagtcaaatttttaaaagctGACACAGCTTTTATCAATATCAGACCCTTGAGATACAGTCTAGTTTTGGACCCTCATCCAGATACTTTACCACATGTTGCTGCAGCTATCACAAAACGAAGTTTAAAATTAAGAGATGCTGTCTTAAGTAGTTCCCATCAAAATGAG GTTAAGTTTTCAGATATTACTCTTGACACTTTTCGGATGCTTCAATGCCTGGAGTGGGAACCTAGTGGCTCATTTTACCAGTCTACTGGTTCAAAACTTGGTCAGAATGGAGCCACCGGGGCTAGTCGTATTAGTTACTCCCAAGAAATTGCTGATCCTACCTTACCTGCAAATCCACGGAAAGCTGTGTTATACCGTCCATCATTAACCCATTTTGTAGCT GTTCTTGCCACAATTTGTGAGGAGCTTCCTTCTGATGGTATTCTCCTTGTATACTTGTCGGCTTCAG GATCTTGCACTGCTGCAAAGAATGAATCTGGTTGTATACCCCTTGGTCCCCGCGGAGATGGAG GACCAAACTGTGTATACCCATCTGACTTTCTACCATTTACAAGAAGACCACTTCTTCTGGTCATCGATAATGATAACAGCAAAGCATTTAAG GTTATATCCGGAGCCGAAAAGGGAGAATCCATTGCTATGCTCCTTTCTCCAAGCTGTTCACCTCCAATTGCATCTGATTCTTCCTCTCATATTTCAAATGGTAGTATGTTCACCATGTTTCTTACTGCTCCCCTGCAAGCTTTCTGTCTGCTGCTAGGATTTTCAGGCACTGATATTGATTTG GACAAATATAACAAAGCTGAAATGCTGCTCTCTTCTTCATTAAACAACTGGGGAGCTGTGTTGGCAACCACGGACACACTCAATCCTGTATGGGGACAGGTTTTAGGTGATCCCTTTATAAGGAGAATTCTTTTAAG ATTCATGTTTTGTGAGGCAGTATTGACCTTGTACGCTCCAGCTCAAGACAAAA AGGATGATCTTGCTGACAAAACACAAACAAATCTGGAGTTGTAG
- the LOC107472703 gene encoding 2-alkenal reductase (NADP(+)-dependent), translated as MAEVVRNKRVVLRNYVTGFPKESDMEILEGTITLKVPEGSKEVLLKNLYLSCDPFMRNLMNKPQGTDTSSGLTYTSGSAIGGFGVSKVIDSGSPDYKYGDLVWGLTKWEEYSLVPSSQIISKIQHTDGVPLSYYTGILGMPGVTAYAGLFEVGSLQKGERVFVSAASGAVGQLVGQFAKLTDCYVVGSAGSKDKVDLLKNKFGFDEGFNYKEEPDLNAALKRYFPEGIDVYFENVGGKTLDAVLLNMRVQGRIPACGMISQYNLTQPEGVTNLANIVYKKIRMQGFHFFDYVNLYPKFLEFVLSHLKEGKIVYVEDIAEGLENGPAALVGLFSGRNFGKQVLLVAPE; from the exons ATGGCTGAAGTAGTGAGGAACAAGAGGGTTGTTCTGAGGAACTATGTCACTGGTTTCCCCAAAGAATCAGACATGGAAATTCTGGAAGGAACCATAACTTTGAAGGTTCCAGAAGGTTCCAAGGAGGTGCTGCTCAAGAACCTCTACTTGTCATGTGATCCTTTCATGAGGAATCTCATGAACAAGCCCCAAGGCACCGATACCAGCAGTGGCCTTACCTATACTTCTGGATCT GCAATAGGTGGGTTTGGTGTGTCCAAGGTGATAGATTCTGGAAGCCCAGATTATAAGTATGGGGATTTAGTATGGGGGCTTACTAAATGGGAGGAGTACAGCTTGGTCCCTTCATCTCAAATAATTTCCAAAATTCAGCACACTGATGGTGTTCCACTTTCTTACTATACTGGAATTCTTG GCATGCCTGGAGTGACTGCTTATGCAGGTCTCTTTGAAGTAGGCTCTCTCCAAAAAGGGGAGAGAGTTTTCGTTTCGGCTGCTTCCGGCGCAGTCGGCCAACTTGTCGGACAATTCGCTAAACTTACAGATTGTTATGTTGTGGGAAGTGCTGGAAGTAAAGACAAG GTGGATCTGTTAAAGAATAAATTTGGATTTGATGAAGGTTTTAACTATAAAGAAGAGCCTGACCTCAATGCAGCTTTGAAGAG GTATTTTCCGGAAGGCATTGATGTTTACTTTGAGAATGTGGGAGGAAAGACGCTTGATGCGGTGCTCCTCAACATGAGAGTCCAGGGTCGCATACCGGCTTGTGGAATGATATCGCAGTATAATCTAACTCAACCGGAAGGTGTAACGAATTTGGCTAACATTGTATATAAGAAGATTCGTATGCAGGGTTTTCATTTCTTCGATTATGTTAACCTGTATCCAAAATTCTTGGAGTTTGTCCTCTCTCATCTCAAAGAAGGGAAGATTGTTTATGTGGAAGACATAGCTGAAGGTCTTGAGAACGGCCCTGCAGCCTTGGTTGGCCTTTTTAGCGGTCGCAATTTCGGAAAACAAGTGCTTCTTGTTGCTCCTGAATAA